Genomic segment of Phycisphaerales bacterium:
GATCATCCACCACCGCGCGGCGCCGGCGCACGCGGATCGAGGTTACGCCGTGGCGATCGACCTGATTCTGCACGACGGACGGGCGGTGGAGGCGTGCCTGCGCGACCGGCACATCTACTTCGAATACCTCGAATCGGCGGTGGACGAGGCGTTTCACGAACTGCGCTGCTGGCTGCGGGAGATGGCGCCGCACTGGCGGCAGACGCCGCCGGACTACGTCCCGTGCGGGTGCATTCTTTGCGCCTGCCCGATCGACCGGCCGGAGGACTTCGCCCAGCCGTGCATTCTCAACGCCGTGGATTGCGGGACACACCACTTCGTGGGCTGACTGGCCGAAGAAGGTGCTGTGGTGCTGTTTGGACCATGGTCCGGAATAAAATCGGACTTGCGGCGGTAGGGTCTGCATTGGCCTGCTTCACTCGGGGGCGAGCATGAAGAAGTCTGCGTTGTCGTTGTGTTTTTTCTCTGCCGGTTGCACGATCCTGATTGCGGCGCTGCCGGTTGCCGGGCAGATCAGCGGCGTGCGAACGGAGGAGTTGACGGGCGCGTCGTTTGTGCCGCTGCAGTCTTACATCATGGCCGAAGCCGGCGGCGATCTGCTTTTCTTCGGCGGGCTGAGCGGGATGGGCTTTCACAGCCGGGCTCGCGACGGCCGCACGACGTTTCCCTCGGAAGACTTCAACCGCGAGGTCTACCTCTATGACCTGGACACGCAGACGACGCTGTCGGCTTCGATCAGCACGCTGCCCAGCCCGCTGAGCGAGTTTCTCGTCGCCACCAACGCGCAGGGCGTGCAGTACGGCGAGACGCTCTATCTGTATGGCGGGTACGGGCCGGCGCCATCGGCGCAGTCGTGGGCGACATGGGACTCGGTCATCCAGATCGATCTCGCGGCGGTGCGGCAGGCGATCCTCGACGGGGCGGACCTGCCCGAGAGCGCGTTCACCGTGCGCCACAGCGCCGAGGCGCAGGTCGCGGGCGGCGCGATCATCAAGCTCGGCCCCTACTTCGCCCTGGTGGGCGGCTCGAACTTCACGGGCAACTACGGCGACGAAGCGACCTTCTCCAACGTCTACTCGAACGAGATTCACCTCTTCGACCCGGCGGCGAGTCTCGTCAATCCGATCCGCACGTACACCGACGACCAGTACCACCGGCGCGATGGCAACGTGACGCCGGTGATGCTTGGCGCGGCGGGCAACCAGCGTGCGGGCTTTCTCGTGCACATCGGCGTGTTCAAGCCCGGCAACGAGATCCTGCCGGAAGTGTGGGAGCATCCGCTCATTTTCGATTCGCAGTCGCGGCAGGTGACGCTGGATGTCAATTTCACACAGATGATGAACCAGTACGAAGCGCCGCGCGTGAGCTTCCACTCCGCGGCGAGGGGCGAGAACTACATCATCACGCTTGGCGGATTGAGCGGCGCCAACTGGGACGGCCAGCAGTTCGTGCGCAACATGACGATTCCGTGGGTCATTGACGTAACGATGCTGAAGATGCGCGACAGCGCCGTGGTGAGCGAGACGGTGGTGGGCGCGACGCTCAAGCCCGTGACCAACGCCGAACTCGTGCCCAATCCTGATCTGCCCCACAATGCGCTGGGGCAGGTGGACTGGGATGCGCTGGTGGCCGGTGAAGTGCTGTTGGGGCATTTCTACGGCGGGATCCAGGCGACGAATCCGGGCAACTCGGCGGTGACGGAGGCCTCGCCGCGCGTGTACGCGGTGTACGCGACGATCGACAAGTTTGCGCTCAGCGCCACGGCGCTGCATGCCGGCCAGCCGGCGACGCTGAGCGTGACTCGCGCCGATCCGGGGGCGCGGGTGTATTTTGCATACAGCATGCGCGGCGGCGGGCCGACGTATGTCCCGTCGATCGGAATGAGCGTGGATCTGAGCCAGCCGATCGTGATCGCCGGGCAGAAGACGGCCGACGCACAGGGCACCGCGGCCCTGACGGTGACGGTTCCTTCGGGCGCGCCGCCGATCGACGTGTGGCTGCAGGCGATTGAGCGCGGCAGCGGCAACGTCTACACGAAGTCGAACCAGGTTGCTTCGCACATCGAGCCCTGATCGCCGAGCGGCCGGGGACTACGATGACGCATGAACGCATCATGCTGCCGTGGCGGCGCTGCCGCCCTGTTCATGTTCCTCGCGGCCGGCTCGTGCATCGCAGTCGGCCCGCCGACGGTCGTCGTCGATCGCGACAATGTTGAGATCACGCAGAATTGCTTCATCCGCATCGGCGCAACGCCGATTCCGGATGCCGACGGCAACGGGGTGATTCACGTCAAGGCGAGCGGCATCACGATTGAGTTCCTCGGCGACGAGGAGGCGCGCGAGATGATGGGCGCGCCCGACGGCACGCCGTGGGACGCGATCACCGGGATCGGGATCATGATCGACGGGCAGCGCGACGTGACGATCCGCAACGCGCACTGTCATCGCTACAAGGTCGGCATCTATGCCCGGCATGCCGACGGTCTGACGCTGGAGAACTGCGACGTCGCGGGCGGATTTGCGACGCGGCTGCGATCGACCCCGGCGGCGGAAGATGGGAGCGACTGGCTCTTCCCGCACCACAACGACAATCACGAGTGGGTGAACAACTTCGGCGCGGGCATCTGCGTCGAGAACTCCGAGCGCATCACCATCAGCGGCTGCTTTGCGCGCCGCAGGCAGAACGGCATCATCATCGACCGGGTAAACAACTCGCGTCTCTACGACAATGACTGTTCGTTTCTCTCTGGCTGGGGCCTGGCGATGTGGCGCAGCAGCCGCAACGTCATCACGCGCAACGCGTTTGACTTCTGCGTGCGCGGCTACAGCCACATGGTCTACAACCGCGGACAGGATTCGGCGGGCATCCTGATGTTCGAGCAGTGCAGCGACAACATCATCGCGGAGACCTCGGCCACTCACGGCGGAGACGGCTTTTTTGGTTTTGCCGGCCGCGAGGCGCTGGGCGAGGCGCCGCCGCGCGAAGGCATGAGCCAGGCCGAACTGCAGGAGTTCTGCAAGGCCCGCGGCAACAACAACAACCTGCTCATCAACAACGACTTCTCCTATGCGCCGGCGCACGGCATCGAGATGACCTTCTCGTTCACCAACCGCTTCATCGGCAACCGCCTCGTCGAGAACGCCATCTGCGGCATCTGGGGCGGCTACTCGCAGAGCACGCTGATTGCCGACAACACTTTTACCAACAACGGCGAGATGGCCTACGGACTGGAGCGCGGCGGGGTCAACATCGAGCACGGCTTCGCCAACCAGATCATCTCGAATCGGTTCGAGCGCAACAAGTGTGGCGTGCACCTGTGGACTGATCCCGACGAGGGGCTGGTCAATTCCGCCTGGGGCAAGGCCAACGACGCCGCAGGCTCGAGCAACAACTCGATCACGAGCAACTCGTTTAACGGCGACGTTCTGGCTATCCAGTTGCGCGAATGCGAAAACACGCACGCCGCAAGGAACACGTTCACGAACGTGGGTAAGGAGATTGAACTGACGGATTCGAGCGAGCCCGGCGCGCCGCTGTTCATCTCGAGTTTCGACGGCGGGCCGGATTATCCCGTGTTCGGCAAGACGCGGCCGGTGGGCGCGCGGCCGGAACTTCGCGGCCGCGCCAACATCATCATGACCGAGTGGGGGCCGTGGGATCACGCCGCACCGATGGTGCGATTGAGGTCATCCGGTTCGAGCGGCGACGTGTATGACGTGTTCGGGGCCGCCGAACCCATGCGGCTGGGCGCTGCGCCGGCGGGGTTCGACGTGCAGGTCGAGGAGACCGGCGAAGGCCGGTACGCGGTCAGCGTGACGCCGCGGGAGCCGGGCATCGCCTCGTATTCGATCCCGCTGCGAATCGGCGGCGAGTTCGAGACGACGATCGCCGGCACGATCATCCGCACGTCGTGGGACATCACGTTCTTCAAGTGGGAGCGCGACGCGACCGACCCGCGCAACGATCTGGAAGCCTGGCGCCGGCTGGCCGGCGGGC
This window contains:
- a CDS encoding right-handed parallel beta-helix repeat-containing protein — protein: MNASCCRGGAAALFMFLAAGSCIAVGPPTVVVDRDNVEITQNCFIRIGATPIPDADGNGVIHVKASGITIEFLGDEEAREMMGAPDGTPWDAITGIGIMIDGQRDVTIRNAHCHRYKVGIYARHADGLTLENCDVAGGFATRLRSTPAAEDGSDWLFPHHNDNHEWVNNFGAGICVENSERITISGCFARRRQNGIIIDRVNNSRLYDNDCSFLSGWGLAMWRSSRNVITRNAFDFCVRGYSHMVYNRGQDSAGILMFEQCSDNIIAETSATHGGDGFFGFAGREALGEAPPREGMSQAELQEFCKARGNNNNLLINNDFSYAPAHGIEMTFSFTNRFIGNRLVENAICGIWGGYSQSTLIADNTFTNNGEMAYGLERGGVNIEHGFANQIISNRFERNKCGVHLWTDPDEGLVNSAWGKANDAAGSSNNSITSNSFNGDVLAIQLRECENTHAARNTFTNVGKEIELTDSSEPGAPLFISSFDGGPDYPVFGKTRPVGARPELRGRANIIMTEWGPWDHAAPMVRLRSSGSSGDVYDVFGAAEPMRLGAAPAGFDVQVEETGEGRYAVSVTPREPGIASYSIPLRIGGEFETTIAGTIIRTSWDITFFKWERDATDPRNDLEAWRRLAGGPTAVHLEADSLTLPFAMGGPKDVRGLGKNEALGALGSDLFGTIARARVPLSAGTWRLTTRSDDGVRITVNGPGVKDQRVIDNWTWHAPTVDQGEFTLSQAGEVHLLVEHFEIDGYAVLELSIEKVR